The following coding sequences are from one Tachysurus vachellii isolate PV-2020 chromosome 7, HZAU_Pvac_v1, whole genome shotgun sequence window:
- the ache gene encoding acetylcholinesterase, giving the protein MKTLLLSIIFCIFFIHHSLTQSDSEFIVTTRLGRVQGLRFPMPDRSHVVAFLGIPFAEPPVGKKRFKPAEPKKPWNDVFEATDYSNACYQYVDTSYPGFPGTEMWNPNKIMSEDCLYLNVWVPASPRPHNLTVMVWIYGGGFYSGSSSLDVYDGRYLAHSEKVVVVSMNYRVGAFGFLALNGSSEAPGNVGLLDQRMALQWVQDNIQYFGGNPKQVTIFGESAGGASVGMHLLSPESRPKFTRAIMQSGVPNSPWATVSFDEARRRAIKLAKFVGCPDDDDAELVDCLRNKQPQELIDHEFQVLPYSSLFRFSFVPVIDGVVLPDTPEAMLSSGNFKDTQILLGVNQDEGSYFLIYGAPGFSKDNDSLISREDFLQGVRMSVPHANDIGLEAVILQYTDWLDEDNPLKNREAMDDIVGDHNVICPLQHFARSYANSAQQTGTTFQGNLGWANSGPASNSGPSQVAVYLYLFDHRASNLAWPEWMGVIHGYEIEFVFGLPLEKRLNYTAEEEKLSRRIMRYWANFARTGNPNINVDGSVESRRRWPLFTATEQKHVGLNTDAMKVHKGLKTQFCALWNRFLPRLLNITDNIDDAERQWKAEFHRWSSYMMHWKSQFDHYSKQERCTDL; this is encoded by the exons ATGAAGACCTTACTCCTCTcgattattttctgtattttctttattcatcaTTCCCTTACACAAAGCGACTCTGAGTTTATTGTAACAACTCGGTTAGGTCGTGTACAGGGTTTACGCTTTCCCATGCCAGATCGAAGCCATGTTGTTGCTTTTCTGGGTATTCCATTTGCAGAGCCTCCTGTAGGAAAAAAGCGTTTTAAGCCAGCTGAGCCTAAAAAGCCATGGAATGATGTGTTTGAAGCCACAGATTATTCCAATGCTTGCTACCAGTATGTGGACACTTCATATCCTGGCTTTCCTGGCACAGAAATGTGGAACCCCAACAAGATAATGAGTGAGGATTGTTTATACCTAAACGTGTGGGTTCCTGCTTCCCCTCGGCCACACAACCTCACAGTTATGGTATGGATATATGGTGGAGGCTTCTACAGTGGTTCTTCTTCTTTAGATGTCTATGATGGTCGCTATCTAGCACATTCTGAGAAGGTTGTGGTGGTATCTATGAACTATCGTGTGGGTGCATTTGGGTTTCTTGCCCTTAATGGCTCCTCTGAGGCTCCTGGAAATGTGGGACTGCTAGACCAGAGAATGGCACTCCAGTGGGTCCAGgataatattcaatattttggAGGAAATCCTAAGCAGGTAACCATTTTTGGGGAGAGTGCTGGTGGAGCCTCAGTTGGCATGCATCTTCTGTCTCCAGAGAGTCGCCCCAAATTCACTCGTGCCATTATGCAAAGTGGTGTGCCAAATAGCCCTTGGGCTACAGTCAGCTTTGATGAGGCTCGAAGAAGGGCCATCAAGCTGGCCAAATTTGTAGGCTgtcctgatgatgatgacgcTGAGCTTGTTGACTGCCTTAGGAACAAGCAACCACAGGAGCTTATTGACCATGAGTTTCAGGTACTCCCATATAGCAGCCTATTCCGTTTTTCGTTTGTGCCTGTGATTGATGGTGTGGTGCTCCCTGATACCCCTGAAGCCATGTTGAGCTCAGGCAACTTTAAAGATACCCAAATTCTTTTGGGTGTAAACCAGGATGAAGGATCATATTTCTTGATTTATGGTGCACCAGGTTTCAGCAAGGACAATGATAGTCTGATCTCAAGGGAGGATTTTCTACAAGGTGTTAGGATGAGTGTTCCACATGCTAATGATATTGGATTGGAGGCTGTTATACTTCAATACACGGACTGGTTGGATGAGGACAACCCTTTGAAAAACCGCGAGGCAATGGATGACATTGTGGGGGACCATAATGTAATCTGCCCTCTGCAGCACTTTGCAAGATCCTACGCTAACTCTGCCCAGCAGACAGGAACAACATTTCAAGGAAACCTTGGTTGGGCCAATTCAGGCCCAGCAAGCAACAGCGGCCCTTCACAAG TTGCTGTGTACCTCTACCTCTTTGACCATCGCGCCTCAAACCTGGCCTGGCCAGAATGGATGGGAGTGATCCATGGCTATGAAATTGAATTTGTGTTTGGGCTGCCATTGGAGAAGAGGCTTAACTACACTGCAGAAGAGGAGAAGCTCAGTCGACGTATAATGAGATACTGGGCTAATTTTGCTCGTACTGG CAATCCCAATATTAACGTTGATGGATCTGTAGAGAGCCGACGGCGATGGCCTCTCTTCACAGCAACAGAGCAGAAGCATGTGGGCCTAAACACAGACGCAATGAAGGTGCACAAAGGGCTGAAAACACAGTTTTGTGCCCTGTGGAACCGGTTTCTTCCTCGCCTCCTTAATATAACTG ACAACATTGATGATGCTGAACGGCAATGGAAGGCGGAATTCCACCGCTGGAGCTCCTACATGATGCATTGGAAGAGCCAGTTCGACCACTACAGCAAGCAAGAGCGTTGTACAGATCTGTAG